A stretch of Lathyrus oleraceus cultivar Zhongwan6 chromosome 6, CAAS_Psat_ZW6_1.0, whole genome shotgun sequence DNA encodes these proteins:
- the LOC127091842 gene encoding WAT1-related protein At5g07050, with protein MDKDFKPHLVMILGQLGYTLLYFITEASFNHGMSPYVYVTYRHVVAGFVMLPFAYFLERNVRPKLTFSLFMEFFVLSVLGVSLTLNMYFASLKYTSPTFISSMVNSIASLTFIIAVAFGFEVLDLRNPHGIAKVLGTFTSLAGVMTMTLYKGPIMSNLWRPLINIQPKSDNSVNTSELKGSLLTVSCCVTWSIWFIMQASTLKRYPAQLSLTTWMCFIGAAQSAVFTVIAEHNNHTAWIIGLNIDLCSTIYGGIVVSGLLMYIQLWCTEKKGPVFVTMFNPLSTIFVAILSFSVFGEKLYLGSIIGSFIVIMGLYLLLWGKEGDREVDFKIKGKLQCNSEKTECRI; from the exons ATGGACAAAGATTTCAAGCCACACTTGGTCATGATATTAGGCCAGTTGGGCTATACATTGTTATATTTTATCACTGAAGCTTCCTTCAACCATGGAATGAGTCCTTACGTGTATGTTACCTATCGCCATGTTGTCGCTGGGTTTGTGATGCTTCCATTTGCTTACTTTCTAGAAAG AAATGTAAGACCAAAGCTGACATTTTCTCTTTTTATGGAGTTTTTTGTGCTTTCAGTCTTAGG GGTAAGTTTGACTCTGAATATGTACTTTGCAAGCTTGAAGTACACTTCTCCAACATTTATTTCTTCCATGGTCAACAGCATAGCTTCCCTTACCTTCATTATTGCCGTGGCTTTCGGGTTTGAGGTTCTTGATCTTCGAAATCCTCACGGTATAGCAAAAGTGCTTGGGACCTTCACATCCTTAGCCGGTGTTATGACCATGACACTATACAAAGGACCTATTATGAGCAATTTGTGGCGTCCTCTAATTAATATTCAACCGAAAAGTGATAATTCTGTCAACACGAGCGAGTTAAAGGGTTCACTTCTTACAGTTTCATGCTGTGTTACATGGTCTATATGGTTCATTATGCAG GCATCTACTCTAAAAAGATACCCTGCTCAATTATCACTCACTACATGGATGTGTTTTATAGGAGCAGCACAATCAGCTGTTTTCACAGTGATAGCAGAACATAATAACCATACAGCATGGATTATAGGGCTCAACATTGACTTGTGCTCCACAATATATGGG GGAATTGTTGTTAGTGGTTTGTTGATGTACATTCAACTATGGTGTACTGAGAAAAAAGGACCAGTTTTTGTTACAATGTTTAATCCTCTTAGCACCATATTTGTGGCAATTCTGTCCTTCTCTGTCTTTGGTGAAAAACTTTATTTGGGCAG CATCATAGGTTCATTTATTGTCATCATGGGTCTGTACTTGTTGCTGTGGGGGAAAGAAGGTGATAGAGAGGTTGATTTCAAGATCAAAGGTAAATTGCAGTGCAATAGTGaaaaaacagaatgcagaatATAG
- the LOC127091843 gene encoding bZIP transcription factor 50, with translation MDVVDWESILDDLPELEVADFFQDGIIPPDSFADHPSPNSSMSQLENLLMTDFDNGEGIASPESDYDKLLEEILVQPLPQSEESLTPSDKDRVDPLTPEEVPHEPVSKKQIRQMRNRDAAVKSRERKKMYVKNLESKSRFFEGECRRLEHLLQCCYAENHALRLCLQSRGAFGASMTMQESAVLLLESLLLGSLLWFMGIMCQLSLPLLLWLTVLPPRENVKHKGLRSVALKRPNSNIKYFLTQSFVKSRRCQASRTKMKDDKDDFIVF, from the exons ATGGACGTTGTAGATTGGGAATCTATCCTCGATGATTTACCAGAGCTTGAAGTCGCCGATTTTTTTCAAGATGGAATTATTCCTCCTGATTCCTTCGCAGACCATCCCTCGCCAAATTCATCTATGTCGCAGCTTGAGAACTTGCTCATGACAGATTTCGACAACGGAGAAGGAATCGCGTCGCCGGAATCCGACTATGATAAGCTTCTCGAGGAGATTCTCGTTCAGCCGCTTCCTCAATCGGAGGAAAGTTTGACTCCTTCTGATAAAGACAGAGTTGATCCGTTAACTCCCGAAGAGGTTCCTCATGAACCCGTCTCAAAGAAGCAAATACG GCAGATGAGGAACAGGGATGCTGCTGTGAAATCAAGAGAGAGGAAGAAGATGTATGTGAAAAACCTTGAGAGCAAGAGTAGGTTTTTTGAAGGGGAATGCAGAAGACTGGAGCATTTGCTCCAGTGCTGTTATGCTGAGAACCATGCTTTGCGGCTATGTTTGCAATCGCGTGGTGCATTTGGTGCTTCCATGACCATGCAGGAGTCTGCTGTGCTCTTGTTGG AATCCCTGCTGCTGGGTTCCCTGCTATGGTTCATGGGCATCATGTGCCAACTCAGTCTACCCCTTTTACTGTGGCTAACAGTGTTACCTCCAAGAGAAAACGTGAAACACAAAGGTCTAAGAAGCGTGGCTCTAAAAAGGCCAAATAGTAATATAAAGTATTTCCTGACTCAGTCTTTTGTAAAGAGTAGAAGATGCCAAGCTTCAAGAACGAAGATGAAAGATGATAAAGATGATTTTATCGTGTTCTAA